The DNA sequence acctcaaggtatgtgtgttactgaaaagagattatcgctcctttgtagaaagggaaacggacgaattgacatttatattcaaattcggaacattaacacatggtttaaattgggatgtgaactttctgagtcactataggggctcgtctgcatacttaactcaatctaattcttgatcttcccccccacccctccactctctgatttgctcaccttgattatctttttctgacttgtccttcttgcttactgtttttggttctctgtgtcttaaatattgagtctgttctggtatggctaaggtctgaagaagtgggtctgtcccacgaaagctcacctaataaactattttgctagtctttaaagtgctacttgactgctttttgttttgactctttCACGTGGTATCGCTGACAACAATTGTCCCTTTTCTGGATCTAGGAGACTCGTATGTCACCCTTGACATaaaggatgcatattttcacatTTTGATTATCCCGTCCTACAGGCGGTTCCTGcattttgtgggcaaggaccaaCATTTATCAATTTCAGGTACTTCAGCTTGGCCTCTTGACTACCCTGGGAATCTTTATGGAACGCATGCCAGCCATGGCAAATGCCACATTCAGGTATTCTTGTACTTGGACAATTGGCTCATCAAAGCTAGCTTGTGGCCTCTGGCAGCAGATCATGTGACCATGGCATGAAACACATTTCGGAGGCTGGGCCTTATTCTGAACACTCCCAAATCCACTCGAGTCTCCATTCAAAGGATAGAGTTTATAGGGGACCTGTTGGACTCACAGCTTGCCAGAGTAGCTCTCCCAGAGGCACATTTTCAGGCCCTCTATTTCCCCATCCAAAACCTCAAGCAGTTTCCCACCATGCCAGCCAGAAGTGCCTGGAGCTACTGGGGCATATGGCAGCATGTGCACATGTAGTGGAGGCTGCCTGCCTTCACATCAGAGCCCCTACAAGCCTGGCTGGCGTAAGTCTACAAACCAGGCAATAGCCCATTGGACAGAATACAAGTCCTACCTGCTCAAATTTTCCAGACACTCAACTAATGGTTGCAGCAAGATGTAGTGAATATGGAGGTCCCCTTCTCCACCCTGGGACCCACAAAGTCAGTAGGAGAAATtaaagctccccccccccccccgccacttaaATTGCTAGTTTAGTAGCTATAGCTTTGGAAAGgtagtacagtagaaccccaagatacgcGCATTCGACTTGTGTGTTAATACAACTTTCAGTAGTGGGGAACCTTACCAGCTGCATGTTGCTTACAGgagggaaaactgaccagtgcttctgtgctggtcagtttcctggctcctgacagGGAGCCTGACTTTTGCAGCACCAGACaagagcggggaaactgaccagcacagcagcactggtcagtttccccaatcCTGAAAGcaacatgcagctcagagccactCATAGGagagcgctggtcagtttcccagtccctgggagtggcaggaagccaccagaaactgaccagtgcatcaGGAGGGGGTCAGTTTCCCAACTGCtgtaagcccaggggagctgggagccaggcagctgcctggttcctgactcctcccgacttgcacaaaatttgaattacgtgaggttgcccaggaacgcaaccttTACGTaacttgggggtttactgtagctatttctttcctttctttaaacATGCTTGCCATTTGAAAAGAGGCTTGGAATCGGGCTCCTTGAACTTGGAAAGCTAATAGCACAAAAATAAAGGGGACATGGTTTTAAAGGAACAAACATTTCAGACAGATGAACCCACAGAAATAGGTTTGATACCAGTATTTTGGCTTTGAGGTTAACAGTATTGGAATGTGGACCTCTGTGTAGGAGAAGGTATTGCCTGAGCACTCCCTTTctcctgtttttgtttctttatgtaTTAGACCATGGAATTCTATTGATTTAGGGCTTCCTAATTCCTTTGTTGCTCCTCTTCACTAGGGAGATCCAGGATGAAGAACTGAGGAAATTCAGTTCCCGAGTCACAAACCTTCTCCAGAATCATGACTTGGGAAATGAGACCACCGACTGTTTGCAGAGACTTTTCCTTATAGTTTCAGTCACCAAATACGGACGGAAGTGAGCGAGAGGATAAGTTAAGCCTTGTTAGGGTAGTCACTGTAACGGGGTACTGTCAAGGTTGTGTTTCAGCATTCTGTAGATCAATATTACTACAGATCTGCCCTGCTTCCTTTATGGGTTGCATTTGCATGGACCAACAATAGTTAATAGCTTCTTCGTGTTTCAGCTTATTTACCAATATATCAGTATACCCAGCAACAAGTGCTATGCTCTTTTAACTCTGTTACTATCTATTATTATATAACATATCTCTTTCTGTACCACTGTCGTCAAATTGTAAATCTTACCAAAATttgatttgtgtgtgtatttacatTTTTGTCTTGTGTTTCTGTAGTGGAAAATATTTTCTTAGCATACTCTTCAATGGACTAATCCCAGCAACTGTATTTCTCTTAGAATATCAAATGTTGAAAGTGAAGTTTGTTTCTCCAGTACAAAGCAGGTGCAAAACATTCTGTTCTTAACAGATCAGAAATGAAGACAGGCTGACTGCAAAAAATTCCCTTTGCTGCAAATACTGTGCATGTTGCAGGTGTTGAAATCCAGTTTATTCTCCTTTCACTTGCAAATTAGGGTCCCTGTCCAGCTCCTGTTGAAGTgaatgtgtgggtggggggatgacAGTGGACGGACACGACCCTCACTTCACTGGGTCAGTCTTTAATAAAGGAGTGAAACATAGAAATGCCCACAATGAAGAGGTTGAGTAATATGAGATTAGTCAGGGCCAACTCCAAAGAAGACACAAAATCAAGACCGTCAAATAGGAATATAAGTAAACATCCTTCTCCTCTGTTTTCTTTAATGATGCCTGAAAATAACcagtcttttttttccctccctgtaGGTTGGATTGCAAACTTGTAGAGCTGTTGCAGACAGTCCTGTGTTTGCCCAAGTGTCCCGAACAGGTTCAGGCCCTGTGTGCTGCCATCTTGAGAGAGATGTCACCCAGCAATTATCTCATCCTGTCCTGCAGTGAAATCCAGGATGTAAAACTCTTGAGTTTGGTGTCTTCTATCCTCTTGGCTCAGGTAGGTGGACTGTGCTGTCAGGAGTCTTGTCTAGTTAATACAGATTTGACTTCAGGCATCAATACCCCTTCATTTAATTCCAGGGGAGTGAAAATTACTTACATGTGTATGAATAAGAAAGTGGTAACCTCATGTATGCTTTGGAATCAAATGGCAAAGTTTGCTGTGTATTCCAGCTTTGAGAATGAGCTATGTAAAATCTAGGTGTGCACGAGGGAACGGGAGCAGTGTGTTCTgtgacctggggaagtggcaATGAACCTTTCTGGTGAAAGCTCCTGTAATAGTTTTGTCCACTGCTGCTCATGCCTACAAAAGAAAGGATTGAAAAGTGAATTTATTGTGGCTTCTAATTGCTTTGTGGTGCTGTGGTTTTATGCTCAAAtgtaaaaaagcaaaatatttaaaaatccacAAAACATATGGTGTCATAAATGTTCATGGTAGTGGATTGTCCAGCAAGAGGAAAACACTGTAATAGCATCCTTGTTCAGAGAGCTTCCTGCAGGAGCTGAAGTTTGGGCAATAAGCTGAGACTTTTACCAGGAAACACTTTCTTTTCTGTTACTGTTAAGGTGTGTTTTTAAAGGTAAATATTTGTTGAGAACCAATTTCAAACTTTCTACTCTGAAggactcagtttccccaagctATGAGAAGAGCCTCTGATGTGCTGGTTTGTAGAAAACATCCTAAGTGTCTCTGAGACAGATGGGGTTAACTTTAGGAAGAGGAAATCGATTGACAACGTGCAGAGGTCTGCTTGGCCTAATTTGAAAGCCTGAGTCAAGCACAGCTGATTGCAGCCTGACCTCAGAGTCTTTAAATTGTTGTCACAATTGAATCCAGCTTTAATCTGCTTCCCCTAAAATATGTGTAAGTGCTGCCATTGCCTTGAAATCCTTGGGGCTTGGCTTGATGGTGTCTCCTCCAGCCCATTATCCATCCCCCACAGTGGTGGAGATGGTTGATAACATCTGTATGCCATGCTCCTGGCCATCACCACCTTGCTGTGTTGTGTGCGCTGCAGTGTGCGAGAGGTGCTACAACTCATTGGCGTGCTCATTCTGCAGCGTGCACAGAATGTGGCGAGGTGGTGGCGGCTGGTGGTAATGTGACAGGCAGCTGCTGTTGTGCCAACCCCACGGACAGGAGGAGATGGTTTGAGATCACCCAGATCCAAGGGGTAGGGAGTGTTATTTTCACTTGTCAGATTTAGGTCATTGCAAGGCTGTAAGTATCTTTATTTGGGAAAGTAATGTATTTATAAAGCACCCCTTCTTCACCAATAAGCATTTTCATAGTTCAAATGACCTTTCATCTTCTTGAATTGGAAACAGTACCAGAAACCAGTTGTTGCTTTATTTTGATGTTGTTGGAGCTTTGATTTGGCCAATTTCATTCTGCTACTGCAACTCATTACAGCAGGTGTCACTAATGAGCAATGTCCACACTGATGGAATAAAAACAGGAAGTATTCAGGAGAGCCCTTACAAAAAAGCCCTCCTCTCTTTCGTTCTTGCCTGTTTGTATCTCCTTTAGACGTGTTTCTTTCTCTAACTACAAGGAAATGAAGTGGATGTGGGGAGTGTCTCGCTTATTTTAATTTCCTGCCTGTCATTTTGCTTCTTGTCAGTTCTGTGTGCTTTGCCTGAGACTTACAGCTTTCCAGGGCTTGTAGCTTTACTGTTGTCTCAAAGAGGCAGCCGCAGGGACTTTCCTCCCTGGCTCCTCTGTCTCTGGCACTTCCATTTTTGGGAGAGTAGACCGGCCGTTGTAATTTTAGACACTGGACATTTCTAACAGGTGGAGGACAGGTTCCTCTAAGCGGCATGTTCGCTCAGACAAGCTGGAAATGTGCCATTGGTTATATTTCATTCAGATTTCTCTGTAGAAAGCAGGCAAGGCTTCTGGAGCTGCACATCATGACAGAATGACATGGTTCCTTCGGTTCCCTTTGTGTCACAGCTTTGTAACCTTTTTCTTTTACCGTAGGCATCCCTACGTCATAAGCCTCCTGTTCAATGCATTTATTAGGTCCATTGGTCTATGTGTATGGTGAGGAGGTGGGAGTGGATGTGTGTGTATATCGGTACATTTGCAGGATGTGTAGCTATGTTGGCCTTGAGTAGGGTTCCCAGGTGTAGCTCACTACCAAATCGATTGCTTTGTCCTGAGTCAGGCATACACGTGATCAGGACGTGTGTGGGGCATGGGGATACCACACGCTGATGCTGATTTTACATCCTTCAGATCAAAAGGATGAGGTGGCCAGTTGGGGAGACTGTCAGGAACTCTGAATACTTGAATGGGTTTTAGTTCCTGTTGGCAGGATGGCTTTGGATGAGAGAGAGAACCATTCAATACCATTATGCTGGCTTCTCAAAAGATATGCTATCTGCCTGTCATCCCAAAGGACCTGTCTTTGTAGGAGACTCATCTCCCCTGACAGTTTAGTCTGATTATGCCTTTTAAACTACAGCGACAACTTCCAGACAGAGGGAGCTTTATTTTCCTTAAAGGTCTAGCTAATTAGGCATCTTGGGAACAGGTTGATTCAATCTGAGTCAAAGCCATAAACTCAAACAGTCATATTGGCAAATTTACCCTGTGGGATTATATGGTGGTGTTAGCTCTATTGTTTGCCTCTCAATCAGCGTTGAATGGATGCAACATTGTAATTTGAGGGTGTTCCCAGGCCCACTTTTGACAAATAAATTCAACTGTAAATTGTGATTGTCCACTAACTCGCTCCATCAAAAGTTTTCTCCATTGGGAACTGACTTCAGCTTGTAGAGCACATCTATGGGCTATGTTAAAGTAACTGCACTGAGCACCAGAGCAGAAATGTATTCATCTAAGGGTTGTAAAGATGAGTCATTAAAAGCTCAGTTGCAAATggttattttgttttcatctttgtttcatttttaagggAAATAAAAAGGCTGAGGTGTTAGCAGTGGGGCAGCGTGTTCTAAAAGTCCTGGAAGGACGACTGCCTGAGGGTCAGAGCTCAAGGCACATTCTTCCTCTGCTCTCAAAGATCATCAGTCTTTCACCAGCAAGCCTCACTGAAGGTAAACACAACAGGGTTCAGGAGACCCACAGGGTATGAACAGATTGTGAGTGCACCGCATGGTGGTAATAAAAGGCTTTGAAAGCTTAGGCCACGACTGTGGGTTGCGGTACTTTCAAATTGCCATTATAAATGATACCTATACCACGGGGAAAGTAAAACTGATCCATTGAGGATAAGGACCTTACTTGTAGTATGCCCTTGAGTACGCTAAGCACTTCAAAGGACAGAAAGACATTGGCTCTTGAAGGCAGAGAGAACCTTCCTATATATGTGTTGCTCCCATGAGGGGTCTGCATGTGATTGCAATATAAATATATGCCTGGGGGAGCTTGGGTTGGGGAGAAGAAAGGCTTATGTGACTCCTCAGTCTGTGTGCATCTGTTGCGTGAGTACAGAAGAACAGTCAGTTCACCTTTCATTGCCTCTGGGCAGACGTGGGTTTTGAGGTGGCAGAGAATTTGAGAGGTGGGGGTGATGGCATCTGGAGGggggaggtgaggcctggtgagCAGGGTTTGGAAGAGCCACTCCAGTTAGGAAGGGCTTGATGGGAAAAAAGATGCAGAAATACTCTTCCAAAAAGGACATGGTGCTGTGTGGTGAGACAAGGTTTGGGAATTTGCTCAGAGATTTGTGCTCCTTGGACAGAGACTAGGGGAGGCTGGACTGTAGTATTTGCACTCGCCTGGGCTTCCCCTGCTACATTCAGTGGGGTGGAACTGTGTCGGGGATATACAGTTTCTTGCTACAGGGCTCAGACTGATCACCACTCCCTGAATTAGGGAACAACATCCCCTACAGACAGTTTATTCCATTATTGTCCGGTACGTCTCAGTTTCTAATATTGCCCGTCGGCTAGTTACTGTTAGAGACAGGACATGGAAATAGATGTCTATTACAAATCCCAGGTGCCTGTGTTCCCTTTCTGACTTTGGGCTGAAGAATTGTCCAGAGCATTGATGAGAATAAATGAAGCAAGGGGGAAAGGCCAGGGCCTGGGAATCGTATTCCATTTCACAGTTCTGCGTACGAAAGATGCTGGTCTCTGAGCTCGTGTAAAAGTAGAACAAGGGTGGGGGTGTGAAAATCACCTAGAGGGCTTGACTAGGAAGGAATACCGTTGCTCTGAGAATTCGGGAGCAGTTTTTAGTGACTAGTGTGCTGCAGAAGCCCCTTGCTATGATGAATCTAAAGCTGCTCTATGTTGCTTTCCATCTGTAGATCAGACCAATCTGGTCAATAAAAGGATGGTCGATTGGCTGAGATATGCAAGTGTCCAGCAAGGAGTTGCACAGCCTTCTGGAGGCTTTTTCTCCAGTCCCAGGGCAAGACAGGTGAGAGATGAATTCCAGAGACTCTCACAAAGGACTTGGGCATCGGTCAGGTCACTTCCCCAACCTTAAAGGCTCCTGAGTTCAGGTCGTTTTTAGGAAAGATGATCTAGAAGTGCTGCTGTTCTCAGCCAGCTGGACAGCCGGTGGGTGTAGTGGTCAGGCCCTTGGTGAATCAGAGGTTGGATTTACAACTCTGGCTGATGGGAGTACAGAGACAGAAGACTTGGCCCTGGGAGAGTGGCAGAGAACATCTGGCAGATTTTGGTGATAACACGGGCATGTGTTGGGGGCCGTGTATGTAGGAATTGAAGGTTCTGAAATGTGGCCTCTGAAGGAGATGGGAAATCAAAGGACTTTGAGGGGCTCTCCCAGGGAAAAAGACCTGCACCTTCCCACCCTAGACCCATGGTTGTTATGGAGGGCCCCATCTTCTCCATACACATAGACATACAAACAGCTTCACTGACTCACTTCATGAGGTAGACTCCACTTCCCCCTCTCCTCAACAATCTCTACCTCAGAAAGTCCCAGCACTTCACCCAGTTTATCTTCTACCTCCCAGCCTGGCCCTATCACAGAGGTGGATGGTGCAATTGCCACAGACTTCTTCACCGTGCTCTCAATTGGTCAATATTACACGGAGGACCAATGGCTCAACATGCAGGCGTTTTCCATGCTGCGCAAGTGGCTGTTGTGCTACGGTGACGGAGCAAACAGCCCTCATTCAGGTACTCGCTTGGGGATGGAGTGTGTTCTTAGAAGTTGCGGTTGGGTGGTGGTTTGTATCCCGAGTGGGGTGTGTTTTCTGGTCTAATCCTGAAAGGGCATTTTGTGGCTTCAACATGAAACCGCCTTTTGGCTCCCCGGGTTTGGCACGGTCTCCCGCAGCTGATGCTTGAGTTGGTTCAACGGCAGTTGTGAGTTGGAAATGAGGGGCATTGGCTGGGCTTTGAGGTCCCAGAATTCAGTAGCAGGCGATGCCAAAGCTACGGCTGCTGTGAGGGAAATGTCACAGGGAACCTGCTGAATGACCATGAGCTGGTGTGACAGAAAGAACCCGTTATCTAGGACCTCAGATTGCTGGAAAAATCCCTCAGACTGCAAGAAAAAAAtgaagggcaggaggtgggggggcggcgggTGTCAGTATCCTGCGCGGTGCTGTTGTAATGTTTCCCTTGGGATTGGAATCAGATTCTACTTCCCCTCTGAAATCTGCCCCATACAATCCAGATCAGGGAGTAGCTATGTCATCCCGGCTCCGTAACCTGGGGTGCCCATTGCAATAGCTTGTTACTGTAGCCTCTAGCCTGCACCGGTCACAGACAGCCTCCAGTATGCAAGTCACTCCCAGTTCTGTGCACGCTGCAGCCAGCCAGACACACCTTGGTTTGTgccagcacggaacactgagagccaggactggttgctgtaaacaaactttatgggactacaggaaacttggccacacctgtgataaatgGACATGGGGCTAGCAAatatcatgccagaccacagagggtGCCAAACTAGGGAGATTCCAGCTGTTATAACATCATACTGAAGAATCCCATAACTTCACAAGCAGTGTTGGGTTGCAACACACGTTTTACCATGACTATCCTGACCAGCAGGTTGAGTTTTCAGCTGGGCCATTACAAGATACGCTTTGTACAAACATTATTATTATAGTGTGTTCGGTCTGATTACATGGTGTGTTCCATCAGACCTCTCCTACCCCATGGTGAGCTGGATGGCCTGTGGAGCCTCGTTGATAGATGACACTAATGAACATTACCATGCAAAGTGTGTTCTGCAATGATCTCTGCTCTGCAGATGACAAATCAGAGGTAGATGGGTCTGTCATGTCCATGGTCTCTGCCACTTCCACTTCCAGTCGCCTTCTTCCCCCGAAAGAGCGTCTGAGAGAGAAGGCTTTTGAATACTGCCAGCGGCTTATTGAGCAGAGCAATCGACGTGAGTTATGGCTTGAATGTGCTGGACTTTAGTGTCATTCTAAACAATCATCTTGATCGGCCACCTCTAGGAGCTGAGGGCACAGTCTCCTTGCTGGTTTGAGACTAGGGCCAAGAACCTGTTTGAACTGTCTGGTAGGCCGTGGCTCTGGCTTTGAGCCACGAAGTGATTCCCTTGTGCCTGGGGAGGTAGAGGAAAGGGGCCTCCTTAGAGAGATGGGAGGAGGTGCTTGTGAGCTCTCCGACATCACCATCATTTCTGTAGCCAGCCTCAGTGTTCTGCTACCTGCTGTTGATTTGCAGAGAGAAGTTTTAGAAACTGTAGTTACTGAGGCGTGGATTCTCTTAACTGTAACTGTTCAGAGCCACATGAGTTAGGAGGATCCGCGACTCTTCCCCTCAATCCTTCATTCTGGGCTGTCTCCTCTGCGCTCCCATAGAGGGCTGCTGTGTGTTCACTAAGGGCGCCCTGTGTTTTGGGAAGGTCCAGGAGGGCTCAGTTCACCACATTTGTTTTGTAAGCTGACAGGAGAGCTCCCACTGATCCAGTAATAGACTTGGCCGCATGAAATCCATTCTCAGTAGAGTCCGTGCCGGTATCAGCAACCAATGCCCAGTTTAACAGTGCCCTGGTGTGGACCGGCGGACTGAGTTTGATTTATTTATCTGCTAGGGGCCCTGAAAAAAACAGATGGGGACCTGCAAAAAGCTGTAAGTACAAAAGAGtcaggagagagggtgggggaggaggagtttgCACAGTTCTCATCTTGCTGTCCTTTCTCGCACAGTGCCTCATTGAGGCTGTCACCATCATGGATATCATCTGCAGACAGGACTCCTCCTACGTGTACCGGACGCTGTCCTGCCTGAAGATCTTGCATGGAAGAGTCAGCGGGGACCTGGCTTATGCAAGGGCACTGCTACCCATTGCTCAGTTCTTTCTGAACCACAGTGAGCTGACAGTGACGTGTTCTCTGCTCTCGGGAGCTGCTCAGACAGGGATTGCTATGGTTTGGGCTGGTGCTGGTGTCTTactccccgccctccccccccccccccagcctccataCGCTTTGGGAGCCTCTGTGGTGCCTGTGCGTTCACTCAGGCCTCCGATGGAGATGTGGGATTGGCTCAGGAGGCACTAAAATACTCTTCCTCTGCATGGCTTCCTACTGCTCTCTCTAGCTGCGACCAAGGGCTTGGTTAATGTGTCTAACACTGCGCTGTCCTGCATGCTTTCTCTGTGCCACTCCTGCAGTGGTGCTTGTCTGGCTTTGCACGTACTGTGAACTGGGCAGCCCAGTGCGGGAGATCCCGGAGCTGCAGTGGGCCCCTCTGAAAGATCTCCCTGGCTGTTGAGCGAGCAGAGCATCTGAGCGTGTCTTCCTTCCCAGGCGAGACAGCTGCGGTGGATTCCGAGGCAGTTTACAAGCACTTGTTCTCCAGGATTCCTGCACAGCTCTTCCACAGCCCAGTGCTGGCCTTTGAGTTTATCCAGTTCTGCAGGGACAACGTGCGGTTTTTCACAGAGAACCTCAACCTCTTCAGGCAGAGCTTCCCCAACCTCTTCAAGGTACGGCGTCAGGGGCTGGTTCAAGCACCGCTCTTCTTGCATGTGTGTCCTTGCAGTGGAAGCCCCTAATGCTCTGGAGGTGTCTGCTAGGTCAGTGGTGTCCAAGCTTCCTGGCGTGCCTCTCTCACCAGTAATGGAACCTGTCCACGCTCCTCTCCTTTGCTGCACACGTGCCTTGGTCAGGGAACTGGAGACAGGAGCGTGGGGATGGAGGAGGAACTGGACCTAGAGACAGTGTTGAATAGGGATGGAGAGGAaatgagggcagagctggggtaaggacagagcagggctgtggctggggccaagctaggagcagagcaggggctggagtggagctgtggctgggtgggtggtgctCCCGGCCTGTCTCCCCGAGTGGTGgcaggctgggccctgctgtgtgCCTTCCCCAATGTTCCTCCACACACCAGCTCTTTGGGGCGGTGGCTCTACCCATTCAGCAGACAGGCCGAGGCGTGGAAGGACTCATCAGCCCAGTTGAAAAGCATGCGTGtggtggagggatagctctgGAGACAGTTATGTGGTTGGTTGGGACATGAAAGGGCTGCAGGTAACATCTCTGATCTGGAGGCATCTGGGTTTGTGATGCAGTAGTTGGGGTGAGCAAGGGAGTAAGGGGCTTGGCTCCCAAACTGTAACTGAAGGAGAGTCGGTGAATTCTGTCCCAGGGGAGCAACTGTTGTGGTGCTGAGGTGTTGAGGGGTGGTGCAGTTCCTGGCTTGTCCACAGCGCCCTTGAATTCCTTCATTGCAGTTTGACCGCACCCAAGGCAGCTGGATGTGGTTGGAATGGGATTAATTCTCCCACTCTTAGGCTTAGAGACATGAGATGGCTAGTTCTGAGATCAGCCCCTTGCAGATGGCCCCTGGGAGGGCCTGTATCCTCCTCGTAGACCCCCTTTGGGGAGGCCGTGATGTCAGTCTGGCCCTGTGCTGGGCAGCCTGCATGGCTTTCAGAGCAAACGCTCCATGCTGGGAAACTCGCTGTCGTGGCTTGTGAGAGACCTGGATCGTCAGCTTCTATATGCATAgctctggctgtgggctctcAGTGGGACCTGCCCCAGCACTCCTCAGTTCTGTGCCTTTTGTGCCTCCCCGCTTACTCCTTCAACTTCTCCTGTGATGTGCTCTGCCTGGCTTGGgagaccccagccaggctgtgggggaggagcagcagcagaacagcagTCAGAGGAGCAGACCCCCAGCTCCTACAACAGCGGTTTGTAAAAGTCTGTGCGGTTTTCCCCCTTCAGCTCCTGGCATGGAATAGCCCAGTGCTGGTCTCCGAGTTCACGGACCTTCTGCCAGCCCTGCTTGGCGCAGACACAGCCATCGAGATCTTTCACTTCCTGCTGGACCTGCCGTGTTTGGCAGCTGCTCTGGACATCCAGTTGAGGTGACGTCTTCTCATTCTTGGTGACAC is a window from the Carettochelys insculpta isolate YL-2023 chromosome 16, ASM3395843v1, whole genome shotgun sequence genome containing:
- the AP5Z1 gene encoding AP-5 complex subunit zeta-1 gives rise to the protein MFTSGAESFLRQAREIQDEELRKFSSRVTNLLQNHDLGNETTDCLQRLFLIVSVTKYGRKLDCKLVELLQTVLCLPKCPEQVQALCAAILREMSPSNYLILSCSEIQDVKLLSLVSSILLAQGNKKAEVLAVGQRVLKVLEGRLPEGQSSRHILPLLSKIISLSPASLTEDQTNLVNKRMVDWLRYASVQQGVAQPSGGFFSSPRARQPGPITEVDGAIATDFFTVLSIGQYYTEDQWLNMQAFSMLRKWLLCYGDGANSPHSDDKSEVDGSVMSMVSATSTSSRLLPPKERLREKAFEYCQRLIEQSNRRALKKTDGDLQKACLIEAVTIMDIICRQDSSYVYRTLSCLKILHGRVSGDLAYARALLPIAQFFLNHSETAAVDSEAVYKHLFSRIPAQLFHSPVLAFEFIQFCRDNVRFFTENLNLFRQSFPNLFKLLAWNSPVLVSEFTDLLPALLGADTAIEIFHFLLDLPCLAAALDIQLRSASAPVSERATWDPAAKPASCLEAFRHPLYRSTFQYLLRTEAAPRDSPERLAPLRQLLGSMASCPRVVQCADTVPVLLQLYFGVVAEFADGPLISQLVLVLLERSEQLYELPAFKAAVHRVLGSQLVRLCKLHPSLVTQLCKELLEFSGTVSNIRNKEEIFTSVVWAIGEYMAVSYDKRCTVEQINKFFEGLEAMLFEITQLRPSAGFPRSSPRVITVLMTTLTKLASRSQDLIPRMSLFLSKMRAFVQSPAMASAYSEEDSEEILTRATELMNLLKMPSVAQFVLTPPAEVASPRFHRDTNVSLPLAMRTASRLLERGAGFVPG